The following proteins come from a genomic window of Miscanthus floridulus cultivar M001 chromosome 2, ASM1932011v1, whole genome shotgun sequence:
- the LOC136540303 gene encoding disease resistance protein RPS2-like, whose translation MNAAGGAAERGMATHGQPASLEDGSPTPSSSSPRCLHSCAGPVIRRPHHWSCSCSCCPAGVASTYRFRSRIHCTINSPLTAPPTNSVLLNPAAPQWLSRTRICHRCLQGNLAPPCLQRTGDRRAPPSYLGLVAGRSDRRSSMELQLAAVLGSLALGGAVLVLFFGKWWQPLAGTDRRVKELADAVEALLRQRAEVLGHDPAPSSDPVRAWLRRVQEAQDELASIKARHDGGQLYVVRLVQYLFLPTGPVAVLAEQQLKALWALREQGAAILDAALATPQAPPPLLCDPEELEGLPAEAGPARAYLNEALRFLGDCDAALGVWGAGGVGKTTVLKLVREVCGRVARFDHVLLVAASRDCTVAKLQREVVSVLGLRDAPTEQAQAAGILSFLRDKSFLLLLDGVWERLDLERVGIPQPLGMANGKVRKIIVASRSEALCADMGCRKKIKMECFNEEDAWSLFQANVGGDTIHGHTQIPALARQVAAECKCLPLALVTVGRAMSNKRTPEEWSNALDTLKASLPSGTPGLDKSTHALLKFCYDNLESDMVRKCFLTCALWPEDHNIFKEELVQSWIGLGLLPDLGDIEEAHRFGLSLIAILKDARLLEPGHNHRYNMFPSDTHVRLHDVVRDAALRFAPGRWLVRAGAGLREPPREEVLWRGAQRVSLMHNTIEDAPAKVGSALADAQPASLMLQFNKALPKRMLQAIQHFTKLTYLDLEDTGIQDAFPMEICCLVNLKYLNLSKNKILSLPMELGNLGQLEYFYLRDNYYIQITIPPGLISRLGKLHVLELFTASIVSVADNYVAPVLDDLESSGARMASLSIWLDTTHDVERLARLAPGVCARSLHLRKLEGARAVPLLAAEHAPELGGVQESLRELAVYSSDVEEIAADAHMPRLEIIKFGFLTKLCVMAWSQAAGSNLRDVGMGACHSLMHVTWVQHLPCLESLNLSGCNGLTKLLGGAEDGGSATEEVVVFPRLRVLALLGLPKLEDIRAQGECAFPVLRRLQTRGCPRLKRIPMRPARGQQGTVRIECDKHWWNALQWAGEDAKACFVPVV comes from the exons ATGAATGCAGCCGGTGGAGCTGCCGAACGGGGCATGGCCACTCATGGCCAGCCTGCCAGTTTGGAGGATGGATCTCCAACCCCGAGCTCCTCCTCACCCCGCTGCCTCCATTCCTGTGCCGGCCCCGTGATCCGACGCCCACACCACTGGTCATGCTCATGCTCCTGCTGTCCGGCAGGCGTGGCTTCGACCTACCGATTCCGCTCACGCATTCACTGCACCATTAACTCCCCTCTCACCGCCCCACCTACTAACTCCGTCCTCTTAAACCCAGCCGCGCCTCAGTGGCTATCGCGCACACGCATATGCCACCGTTGTCTCCAAGGCAATCTAGCACCACCGTGCCTTCAACGTACGGGAGATCGAAGAGCACCGCCGAGCTATCTTGGGCTGGTTGCAGGTCGATCAGATCGGCGGAGTTCGATGGAGCTGCAGCTCGCGGCCGTGCTCGGCTCGCTCGCCCTCGGCGGCGCGGTCCTGGTGCTGTTCTTCGGCAAGTGGTGGCAGCCGCTGGCCGGCACCGACCGGCGCGTCAAGGAGCTGGCCGACGCGGTGGAGGCCCTGCTGCGGCAGCGGGCCGAGGTGCTGGGCCACGACCCGGCGCCGTCGTCGGATCCCGTGCGCGCGTGGCTGCGGCGCGTGCAGGAGGCGCAGGACGAGTTGGCGTCCATCAAGGCGCGGCACGACGGCGGGCAGCTGTACGTGGTCCGCCTGGTGCAGTACCTCTTCCTCCCGACGGGCCCCGTCGCGGTGCTGGCCGAGCAGCAGCTCAAGGCTTTGTGGGCGCTCCGGGAGCAGGGCGCCGCGATCCTCGACGCCGCGCTGGCCACGCCGCAGGCGCCGCCGCCTCTGCTTTGCGACCCCGAGGAGCTGGAGGGCCTCCCCGCGGAGGCGGGGCCCGCGAGGGCCTACCTCAACGAAGCGCTCCGCTTCCTCGGCGACTGCGACGCCGCGCTTGGCGTCTGGGGCGCCGGTGGCGTGGGCAAGACCACGGTGCTCAAGCTGGTGCGCGAGGTGTGCGGCCGCGTCGCGCGCTTCGACCACGTCCTGCTCGTCGCCGCCTCCAGGGACTGCACGGTGGCCAAGCTCCAGAGGGAGGTCGTGTCCGTGCTCGGCCTGCGCGACGCGCCCACGGAGCAGGCGCAGGCCGCCGGGATCCTGAGCTTCCTCAGGGACAAGAGCTTCCTCCTGCTGCTGGACGGCGTGTGGGAACGCCTGGACCTGGAGAGGGTCGGCATCCCGCAGCCCCTCGGCATGGCCAACGGCAAGGTGAGGAAGATCATAGTGGCGTCGAGGAGCGAGGCGCTGTGCGCTGACATGGGCTGCCGCAAGAAGATCAAGATGGAGTGCTTCAACGAGGAGGATGCGTGGAGCCTGTTTCAAGCTAATGTTGGCGGCGACACCATTCATGGCCACACTCAAATTCCTGCACTTGCTAGACAG GTCGCTGCCGAATGCAAGTGCTTGCCTCTGGCTCTCGTCACCGTCGGCCGCGCCATGTCAAATAAGCGCACACCAGAGGAGTGGTCCAACGCACTCGACACCCTCAAGGCGTCGCTGCCCTCCGGCACGCCCGGCTTGGACAAGAGCACGCACGCGCTACTGAAGTTCTGCTACGACAATCTGGAGAGCGACATGGTGAGGAAATGCTTCCTGACCTGCGCGCTATGGCCGGAGGACCACAACATCTTCAAGGAGGAGCTCGTGCAGAGCTGGATCGGACTCGGCCTGCTCCCGGATCTCGGCGACATCGAAGAGGCCCACAGGTTCGGGCTCTCGTTGATTGCCATCCTGAAGGACGCGCGCCTGCTGGAGCCGGGGCACAACCACCGCTACAACATGTTCCCGTCAGACACTCACGTCAGGCTGCACGACGTCGTGCGCGACGCGGCACTCCGGTTCGCGCCCGGCAGGTGGCTGGTCCGAGCAGGCGCCGGGCTCAGGGAGCCCCCGCGCGAGGAGGTGCTGTGGCGTGGCGCGCAGCGCGTGTCCCTGATGCACAACACCATCGAGGACGCCCCGGCTAAGGTGGGCAGCGCCCTCGCGGACGCGCAGCCGGCGTCGCTGATGCTCCAGTTCAACAAGGCCCTGCCGAAGAGAATGCTCCAGGCGATCCAGCATTTCACCAAGCTCACGTACCTGGACCTCGAGGACACCGGCATTCAGGACGCCTTCCCCATGGAGATCTGCTGCTTGGTCAACCTGAAGTACCTCAACCTATCCAAGAACAAGATCCTGTCGCTGCCGATGGAGCTGGGCAACCTGGGCCAGCTCGAGTACTTCTACCTGCGCGACAACTACTACATCCAGATCACGATACCACCGGGGCTGATCTCGCGGCTTGGGAAGCTGCATGTGCTGGAGCTGTTCACCGCGAGCATCGTCTCCGTCGCGGACAACTACGTCGCGCCAGTCCTTGACGACCTCGAGAGCAGCGGCGCGCGCATGGCGTCGCTCAGCATCTGGCTTGACACCACCCACGACGTGGAGCGCCTCGCGCGGCTAGCGCCCGGCGTGTGCGCCCGGTCGCTCCACCTGCGCAAGCTAGAAGGGGCGCGCGCGGTTCCGCTGCTGGCCGCGGAGCACGCTCCGGAGCTTGGCGGCGTGCAGGAGAGCCTGCGGGAGCTGGCGGTCTACTCGTCCGACGTCGAGGAGATCGCAGCCGACGCGCACATGCCCAGGCTGGAGAtcatcaagtttgggttcctCACGAAGCTGTGCGTCATGGCTTGGTCTCAGGCCGCCGGGTCCAACCTCCGCGATGTCGGCATGGGCGCGTGCCACAGCCTAATGCACGTGACGTGGgtgcagcacctcccctgcctaGAGTCGCTGAACCTCAGCGGGTGCAACGGGCTGACGAAGCTGCTGGGTGGCGCGGAGGACGGCGGCAGTGCCACGGAGGAGGTGGTCGTGTTCCCGCGGCTGAGGGTGCTGGCCCTACTGGGGCTGCCGAAGCTGGAGGACATCCGAGCCCAGGGGGAGTGCGCGTTCCCGGTTCTGCGGCGCCTACAGACGAGGGGGTGCCCGCGGCTGAAGAGGATTCCGATGCGCCCGGCGCGCGGGCAGCAGGGTACCGTGCGGATCGAGTGCGACAAGCATTGGTGGAACGCGCTACAGTGGGCGGGCGAGGACGCCAAGGCCTGCTTCGTCCCCGTGGTCTGA